The DNA sequence ACTGTGTAGAGTCACTGGTTCTGAAACCAGCCTGCTGCGCTTTAGCCTCTGCAATATGCACCTCTACCAATATAGCAACCATCTGCTCCTTACTTAATGCTCCAGCAGGAGGCTTAGGATCTGTAACACATGCACTTAGCAAAAATGTAATACCTACTACTATTTTCTTATACTTCATACAACAAAGTTATAAATACTATTTCAGATTTGGCGAATAGACGCGTGCATTCGCACTCAAATTTTATTCCAGATACAGGCATTTTTTAACATGTAAAGCATATTATTTTTCATTATATATCCATTTCCTTCAAATTTACGTTGCGATACTATCTCTTACCTATGAAAACCATCTATCTTTGCCAGCTTAAATCCAGACGATTCTATGCGTGACATTATATCCCGGCTCCGTAAATTCCAGATTCGCATCCGAAAGGCTGTAACAACACAAATGCATGGTGACTTACATTCTGTTTTTAAAGGCAACGGATTGGAATTTAATGATCTGAGAGCCTACCAATATGGTGATGATGTACGTACGATTGACTGGAATTCCAGTGCAAAAGGACATGGTACATTTGTAAAATTGTTTCGGGAAGAGAGAGAACAAACCGTATTTTTTCTCCTGGATGTCAGTGCGTCACAACAAGTTGGCAAAAAAGGACAAAGTAAAATAGATCTGGCCAAAGAAATCTGTGGAGTGCTGGCTCTCTCTGCCCTACAGGAACAAAGCCAGGTGGGAGTAGTATGTTTTTCAGATCAGAAAGAGAAATATGTAAAACCAGATAAAGGGCTTCAACAAGGTTATTTACTGATCTCAACCTTATTTAAACTGGAAGCTCGTTCTGCCAAAACCAATCTCCGTAGTGCAATGGGCTTTGTTTTGAACATCATTCGCAGAAGAAGCGTTATTGTGCTTATCTCTGATTTTATTGATAGTGATTACGAAACTACGCTGAAAGCTCTGGCAAAAAAACATGATCTGGTCGTGATCCATATATTGGACAAACGGGAAACAGAGCTTCCTAAATTAGGTATCATTCCTATTTATGATGAAGAAACCGGACAAATGGTATGGAGAAATACTTCATCTCCACGTTTTCAGAGACGTATGCGTAGTACATTTCAGCAACAGCAGCAGGAACTGGAACGTATTTGTCGTCAGAATGAAGCAAATTATCTGGCAGTACAAACCAATGAAGACTTTGTACCAGCACTAGTGCGACTATTTAGAGTACGAAATCAATAGTTTATATTCCAACCTAATCATAATGTCAGGGCCTTTTGTCTATGCAGAAGTTACACCTAAATACCATTACATCTCTATTTGGCAAGTATCAAAAATCAATACAATGGATTGCCCCGGTTACTATAATCTTATTTCACTTATTCCCCTCATGTCTTGCTCAGGAGCTAAAACCTCATGGTAAGTTTCTGGTAGACAGTGCTAAAATCGGGCTCCCGATCAGATATACACTCAGTTTCAGACATCCAGCTGAAATGCAGGTTATATTTCCAGATTCCGGATACAACTTCTCACCTTTTGAATGGGATCATAAAGATTATTTTCCTACACGTACAGATGCCAAAGGCAGCATAGACAGTGTAGTATATACCCTTACCACATTTAATATAGCGCCCATTCAAAAACTCCAGTTACCTGTTTATATTGTTCAACAAAAGGATTGTACAACTGTGTATGCAACCATAGACTCAGTTGTTGTACAGCAACTTCTTGGACAACCATCGCGTTTTCTGTCTCCCAAGACCAATGTTGAATACATTCCAGTACCACAAACACTTGATTATCGCTTGATACTGGTTATTTTCCTGGCATCAGGATTGTTATTGTTATTGTTATATGTAGTTTTTGGACGTCAGATAAAACGACAATACCGTTTATATCGACTCTGGAGAGAACATCGCAGCTTTGTGAGTCATTATGAAAAACTGCGCCGTAAAGTTCGCCAGCAAAAAGAAACCTCTGCGGTCGAAATGACAGTTGTATTATGGAAACAGTATATGGAATTATTACATGATAAGCCGTATAGTTCCTATACTACGAAAGAAATTACTGAGATTATTTCTAATTCCAAGCTATCAGATTCGCTTCAGATCGCAGATCGTGCCATTTATGGAAACAGTATGCCAGAAGAGATCTATGGAGCATTGCGCAACCTGCAAATGACAGCTGAATCTTTCTATAAACGAAAACGGGTTGAAGTTGCCTCCAAACGGTAAATCAGGCTTTTCTTCTAAATAAAATCAACAGGCACTAAAGTTGTGTCGTCATTTTTAAGATAGTTATCAATCATTCTAATTTATTTTGTGAGACATTTTGAGTTTATACACTCAAGGGAGTCATGACTTTAATTATCCTATTCAGATGAAATTTATTTTGATACTCTTTCTCGGCATATGCAGTGCTATTACCTACTCACATGCACAAATTGTAGACAGTACTCAATACAAAATAGATAGTGCGTCTATTAAGAAAAATGCTACTATCAAAAAAGATACAATAAAAATTGACACTATCAAACGTGATACAGTCAAACCTCCTGCAAAGCCAACTCCCCCTCCACCTCCTAGCTGGACCTATGTTTTAGGTCTGGATGGGATGATTAATTCAGGTAATGTTAACCGGAAACTGTTAACATTACGATTAGGTTTAAATCATGAAAATCCAAATTCTATCTGGGGATTTTACTCATCCCCCCGCTTTCAATATGGTACTAACAATGAGGTATTACAGGAACGTGAAGTTTTTTTTGATTTTAATAATACCTGGTTTTATAGTCAACATGATGTGTATGGACTATTGTTTGGCATTTATGAACAAAGCAATCTGCGACAAATCAATGATCGATTGAATATTGGTGTAGGTGTAGGCTGGCGGATTATTGGAGGCAAACGGTTACCCAGCTCACGAGTCCAGGTTTCTATAAGTAATGCATTTCTGCGTGAAGCAACGGATTTTATTTCCGGTGACACAGAAGATTTAAACGTATTACGAAATTCAACACGTTTCAGGTTTCGGGTAGAAATTATCAAGGACAAATTAACTATTCAAAGCACTGTATTCTTCCAGCCTGCAATCAATAAGAAAAACCTGAGATGGAATTCCATCTCACAACTTGTATTCAAACTCAACAAACATTTTTCACTTACCTCAACACTGGATAATTCCTATGAGAGTTATAATGTAGCAGGAGTAAAAAGTTCTCAGTTGAATTCTACTCTTGGATTGAGCTATACAGGATCAAAATAAATATGCTTCTATTAGAGCCTATAGCCAGACTCTCTCATTTCTGGCTATAGGCTTATTAACTAGTTATTTATCACCCAGCATAATAGGAGTATTGTTGCGTCCATTCAGTATAATCACTTTCGCATTGGGAGACAATGCAATATCTTTTTGTGCCTTTATTAATTCATATTGCAGTTGTTTGTCACTTAAACCAGTAGACAAGATCTTCTGATAATCAGCAATACCTTGAGCTTCTACCCTCTTACGATCTGCTTCCTGGCGTTCTTTAGCCAATACAAATTGCATCTTCTGTGATTCTTGTTCCGCATTAATTTTTGATTCGATTGCCAGCTTTACAGATTCAGGCAGGTTAATATTTCGCACCAGTAGCTGTTCAAGCATTAGTCCGCGAGCCTTGAAGTCGGCTTCGATTGTCTTAAAGATACGATCCTGAAACTCATCACGTTTTACAGAATACAGCGATACTGCATCATAATAAACAGCATTGTCACGAATCTTGGTACGGGTAATAGGACGTACAATTTTATTCCGGTAGTCTGTACCCATTTCACGCAGAATCCGGGGAGCCTCCTTATCCATTACCCGATAGAGTACAGTTAGGTCAATCACAACTTCCAAACCATCTGCAGTAAGTACTCTGATAGCATCCCCTCCTGCCTGATCTCCTTCATCATGTACACTTGACATAGTATAATTCTGGGTTTTGATATCAAATGTTGTAATATCTACAAATGGATTCACCATATGCAGGCCGCTTTCCAGAATATCCGGCTGCACCTTCCCAAACAAACTTTTAACACCTACTTCCCCTACATCAATTTGTTTGATAGTTGAGGTAAGAACTCCAATAAAGATCATACCAGCCGCAATCCATTTTAGTACAATGCTGGTTCCGGCAACACGAGGATTTTTAGCAGGAAGAGAAAATCCAATAATGAGAATGATTAAACCAAGGATTAGTAAAAACATAGGGTTTATGAGATGAAATATAGTTTTAATAAAATGAGATCTTCTTTATTCATTAGTGGATAATCAGACATTATGTAACCTTTAAAAATTGGGAAAAGTTATTGCTAGTAATCAGATCTATTATTCCATCTGTATCACCTTGTTCATAAACCTCCTTATCTTTGTTTTCTGTTTTGTCTTTCCTATTCAAAACCAATCTTCTATGCACTATACTATTGACTGCCTGAATGCCTCGGAACACATACTAAACATTACCCTACACATTGAACAGATAGATACACCTGTAGTTGATTTGCAACTTCCGGCGTGGCGTCCGGGTAGATATGAACTATCTAACTATGCTAAGAATATTTTATCTGTCCGAAGCTACACTACTAACCAGGAGCCATTGTTTATAGAAAAGATTACCCGTGAACGCTGGCGCATCCATATGAATGGTCACACAGAAGCTACAGTTAACTATGAATATTATGCACAACAGATGGATGCAGGTAATTCGTGGCTTGACGAAAATCTGGTATACATTAACTTTATCAACTGTTTGTTTTATGTGACAGAACGAATGGATGAGCCTTGCCAGGTTAAACTCATTTTCAATAACTCCTATACAATTGGGTGTGGACTAAAAGCTATAGAGCCTCATTCATTGTATGCAAAAGATTATTATGAGCTTGCAGACAGTCCAATGATGGCCTCTGCCAGCCTGCAACATTATACATATCACGTAGATAAGATACCTTTCCATATATGGGTACAAGGAGGCGAAGGAATGTTAAACTGGGAAAAAGCACTGGAAGATTTTCGTCAGTTTACAGAAGTACAAATTAATACAATGGGCGAATTTCCCCAGAGAGATTATCATTTCTTACTATTTCTACTGCCTTACCAACACTATCATGGTGTAGAACATCGAAACTCTACAGTGATGACCCTAGGGCCTGCCGAACAGATAGGCCACTCACTTTATGAAGAATTGATGGGCTTAGCCTCTCATGAACTTTTCCATGCATGGAATATCTGTACAATACGCCCTAAGGAATTATTACCCTATGATCTCACACAGGAAAACTATTTTCCAACGGGCTATGTAGCAGAAGGAGTTACCACCTATTATGGAGATTTATTTCTGGCAAGATCCGGATTCTTCGATCCTTCCCGTTACTATGCCGAAATTACCCGTACTTTTAACCGGCATTTTATGCAAAGTAACGCAGCTCGCTTGTCTTTAATTGAGTCGTCTTTTGATCTGTGGGTAGATGGCTATAGTGCAGGTGTGCCCAATCGAAAAGTATCTATTTATCACAAAGGAGCCCTTGCTGCCTTTATTCTGGATATGGAAATACGCAGATCCACAAATGATCAGAAGTCACTTGATACAGTCATGCAATTGCTTTGGCAACGATTTGGAAAAACAGGTATTGGCTATACACATGATGATTATATAGCCATTGCCGAAGAAGTAACAGGCCATTCACTGACAGATTATTTTGCCGCTTGTATTACAGGAACAGAGCCTTTACAAAACTACCTGGCCAATGTACTTGCATATATAGGTTGTGTATTACAGATATTCCCATTGGTGGATAAATCCGGTTGTGTAGAAATTCTTATTACTCCTGTACAGGAAAATGAGAGTAGAGAAAAATGGCTTCAGAATACCCCTGCCATTTCACTCTATTAAACAATCAAATTTAGTATTTTGAAAATGTAGATTTCACCATTGCTCAGACAAAGGCATTAACAGATATTTACAGAAGTCAAAAGTAGTGAATATCAACCTTGTAAATATTTTTTCAGGGTATATAGTTTAATTTATAAGTTTAATATTCTATCTTTGCGTCCCGAAAAATGACGGACGGGTTCCGTCGATAACCATAAATACACACATGGCAGTAAAAATCAGATTAACACGTCGCGGACGTAAAAAGTTAGCAATCTATGATATCATCGTTGCTGACGCTAAAGCACCACGGGATGGTCGCTTCATTGAAAAAATTGGTAACTACAATCCTAACACTAACCCGGTTTCTGTAACACTAAATACAGACCGCGCATTGGATTGGTTGCTAAAAGGGGCTCAGCCTACAGACACTGCTCGCACTATTCTTTCTCATGAAGGTTTATTGTTGAAAAAACACCTGCAAGTAGGCGTACTGAAAGGAGCTATTACTCAGGAACAAGCAGATGCAAAGTTCGAAGACTGGAAAAAATCGAAAGAACAACAGGTTGAGAACAAAGTTGCAGGCATTGTTAAGAAGAAAGATGATGCAGCGAAAGCTCGTCTGGCAGAAGAAACGAAGAAAAAAGAAGCTCGTGCCGAAGCTATCATCAAAAAAAATACTGTTGTGGAAGAAGCTCCAGCAGCCGAAGAGTCTGCAGAATCTTCAGAACCTGCTACAGAAGAACAAGCATAAGGTATTCTTACCCTATATTCAGAGAGGAGGAAAACGCAGGTTTTGCCTCCTTTCTCTTTTTTATAGGCTATCTAAATGCTTGAATTTGTACACT is a window from the Xanthocytophaga agilis genome containing:
- a CDS encoding DUF58 domain-containing protein: MRDIISRLRKFQIRIRKAVTTQMHGDLHSVFKGNGLEFNDLRAYQYGDDVRTIDWNSSAKGHGTFVKLFREEREQTVFFLLDVSASQQVGKKGQSKIDLAKEICGVLALSALQEQSQVGVVCFSDQKEKYVKPDKGLQQGYLLISTLFKLEARSAKTNLRSAMGFVLNIIRRRSVIVLISDFIDSDYETTLKALAKKHDLVVIHILDKRETELPKLGIIPIYDEETGQMVWRNTSSPRFQRRMRSTFQQQQQELERICRQNEANYLAVQTNEDFVPALVRLFRVRNQ
- a CDS encoding prohibitin family protein, encoding MFLLILGLIILIIGFSLPAKNPRVAGTSIVLKWIAAGMIFIGVLTSTIKQIDVGEVGVKSLFGKVQPDILESGLHMVNPFVDITTFDIKTQNYTMSSVHDEGDQAGGDAIRVLTADGLEVVIDLTVLYRVMDKEAPRILREMGTDYRNKIVRPITRTKIRDNAVYYDAVSLYSVKRDEFQDRIFKTIEADFKARGLMLEQLLVRNINLPESVKLAIESKINAEQESQKMQFVLAKERQEADRKRVEAQGIADYQKILSTGLSDKQLQYELIKAQKDIALSPNAKVIILNGRNNTPIMLGDK
- a CDS encoding M61 family peptidase; its protein translation is MHYTIDCLNASEHILNITLHIEQIDTPVVDLQLPAWRPGRYELSNYAKNILSVRSYTTNQEPLFIEKITRERWRIHMNGHTEATVNYEYYAQQMDAGNSWLDENLVYINFINCLFYVTERMDEPCQVKLIFNNSYTIGCGLKAIEPHSLYAKDYYELADSPMMASASLQHYTYHVDKIPFHIWVQGGEGMLNWEKALEDFRQFTEVQINTMGEFPQRDYHFLLFLLPYQHYHGVEHRNSTVMTLGPAEQIGHSLYEELMGLASHELFHAWNICTIRPKELLPYDLTQENYFPTGYVAEGVTTYYGDLFLARSGFFDPSRYYAEITRTFNRHFMQSNAARLSLIESSFDLWVDGYSAGVPNRKVSIYHKGALAAFILDMEIRRSTNDQKSLDTVMQLLWQRFGKTGIGYTHDDYIAIAEEVTGHSLTDYFAACITGTEPLQNYLANVLAYIGCVLQIFPLVDKSGCVEILITPVQENESREKWLQNTPAISLY
- a CDS encoding DUF481 domain-containing protein produces the protein MKFILILFLGICSAITYSHAQIVDSTQYKIDSASIKKNATIKKDTIKIDTIKRDTVKPPAKPTPPPPPSWTYVLGLDGMINSGNVNRKLLTLRLGLNHENPNSIWGFYSSPRFQYGTNNEVLQEREVFFDFNNTWFYSQHDVYGLLFGIYEQSNLRQINDRLNIGVGVGWRIIGGKRLPSSRVQVSISNAFLREATDFISGDTEDLNVLRNSTRFRFRVEIIKDKLTIQSTVFFQPAINKKNLRWNSISQLVFKLNKHFSLTSTLDNSYESYNVAGVKSSQLNSTLGLSYTGSK
- a CDS encoding 30S ribosomal protein S16 — its product is MAVKIRLTRRGRKKLAIYDIIVADAKAPRDGRFIEKIGNYNPNTNPVSVTLNTDRALDWLLKGAQPTDTARTILSHEGLLLKKHLQVGVLKGAITQEQADAKFEDWKKSKEQQVENKVAGIVKKKDDAAKARLAEETKKKEARAEAIIKKNTVVEEAPAAEESAESSEPATEEQA